CCCAAAAATACTGCACAAGTCAATTTATTGTACAGCGTAAAGATGTTTCTGAAAGTAGAGAATATTATAAATTAGCTATAAGAGACGATATAAACCATTAATGTATTTTCTAAATGGTGTTGGACCTTAATGTTGACATGCTTTGAAATAAAATAGACTGCTTTGTATATAAAAGTTCTCCCTTTTTGCTTTTTAGTAACCAAAACAATTCACCCAGCATAAATGGGAAGATCAAAAACAAAAAAAAGAATCTAACTATGTGCCTCAGGGAAGGGTTGCTTGCGAACTGTGAAGTAAGAAGGGTGTTGTCAAGGAGAAGTGCCAAAAGATACCAGGAGGGTTTAGAATGCCAATATTTTAACTTTGGAATGCATGTGAAGCCTCTTACATCATGTCTTGTTTCAATAATTTGCGGTTATTTATATACTGCAGTAGATATCTGAAAAGCAGGAATAATTTGATTTAACAAATAAATATATATGGCATATTGCCCACCTCACTTTATACTTCTTTCCTTTCCCCCTCACCCAAGCTAAGATGGACTGCAAATGACACACCAAAAAGTAATGAGAATTTAGAAACATATATTATACCGTGAAATTGGCAAATTTCCTTTGAAGCTTTAGCTTGCACTCTGATGATGTACCGCCGTATAAATCCATTACAAATATTCCACCTTTCTTTGACAAGACATTGAGAACATGCTTGAAATACAAAACAAGTTCAGCACGTTGATGGAGACAGCAACAGCTGTAGTTAAAAGCACACACGATGTCTCTAGCAGGCAACGGATGGTTCTTCATGTACTTCCCTTTATGTGGAGAAGAACCCCCTTTGGGAACAGAATCAAGTCCACCACTCTCAGGAACATCTGTCTTTTGAGTGAGCGAAATATTTCTTATCAGCTCTTGGGGCTCAAACTCAATCAGCTTGGCCTCGAGCGGTTGCAAGACATTCCCATGGAAGAGGGAAATTCTGGAATACCCATCAGACCCAATTTTATTAATGTTGTTCTCCATGCACCAGTCTAGTGCTTCCACATCCAAATCCAACCCTACAGCAGTCCTTCTAGAGTCTGTGCGGAGCCATTCTGCACTGTAAGACATAAAATGAGTGTCAACTGTTAAGTCTTTAGATTTTGTTGGAACAGCAACTAGGAGCAACTTAATGATTTCTTACTAACTGAACACCTCAACCACGCATCTCGGAAGCTTAATCAATAATGCCAACTGGATTGGAGCTGTTGTCTGTTCTTATTTCTCAAACGTATACTGAGTGAGTTTACTTGCTACGGTTTTACACCTGGCAGTACAGCAACTAAGCTTATCTTATTCCAATATGCATCTAACTGCCTATTATATCACTTACCATGATGCTTAAACAAATAAATTTTATAGAAAAAACTACCAAATCCATCAAAATTGCAACAATAGAAACTGTTCAATACATAAATTTAAAACCTCCATTCAAATGTGTGAATAAGAAGGATAATGAATTACCTAAGAAGAGCAGTGCCACAAAAATCTTCCTGGAGATGGAGAGGTTGCCTCCCACCCACATACATCAGAAAGAACTTCTGCAAATAGCTTATATCTCCTTTTGGCGACTGCAAATAACATAAATTATAACCAAACATCACAAACGTGAAATGTTCTTTCCAGAAAAATCACATATAATATCCATTTGGGTGCTAGAGAAAAGAGCAGAAACATAGACCAGATACAAATTTGTCAAGATTTTACTTCAACTTGGTCACATTTCGAACATAATTGCGTTTCCTTGTTTGTTTCTTCCTAATTTCATTGTCAAAACTACGGCATTCTTCTCAGCAGCAAAACACAGCATGACTAAAATGGCAGCGAAAAAGATCAAACCTGTACAGATTGTTGATAAAGAAGAAACTTTGAGGGCATATCGTTTGATGGGTATTCATCAGTGTCCTTAGTCTCTACTTCTTCTTCTTCTTCTTCTTGTTCATCTTGGTCTTTTTCTTCTACTTCATCATCTTCTTCTTCTTCTTCAGAAAGATTGAACTTAGAAGCAGCATGACTTTCGAAACTGACGCCTTCTTCACCTTGGTCAGTGTAGTGATAGGCAGCTCTGTGGGAGGTTCTATGTTGGTGTCTCTGTTTCTTGTCTCGTTTTCCCATCTCTCTTTTCACTTTTCTACCAGCCGCCGCTTCAATTCATAATCAACCCTTTGCTTGGACTAGTTTACTATATCTATTTGCTGTTGTTATTTAACAGTGATGGGCCTTCGTGTTGGGCCTGAAGTTTGGGATCTTGCCACCTGTTTGCCATCTGTTAAACGTCTCAGCCTCCACGAGTCCACGACATATGGCTTCTCACGCTTTCCACAAATAAAAAAAAAATAGCAGATTTATGATTCATCTCATTCTTGCTCTTGATCTCTTTCCCGAATCTCTTTTATTTTTTGATCGATTCGTCTTCTAAATCTCTTGATCAAGAGCGCAGATTTATGATTCATCTCATTCTCGCTCTCGATCTCTCTTCCGAACCTTCTAGTTTTATCGATCAAGAGATTCATACATTAAAGCAGATCAAAAGACAACAACACACAAACACCTATAAACAATTATTATAGCTTGACTTTAAACTCTTCTGGTTTTACATTGGTCTAATTGTCTTCCTGCGTGCATAGACTTCCAGATAAAGCGTGGTAACACTTTATAATCGGAGCGGATTCAATGCACCGTGGTGCACTTGAACCGAGTCACGTGCGTTAACAGAGTTAGCGAACCATGGTTAATTATCTAGAAATCCAGGTCTGCTACTTTCTTCTTCCTCTTCGACATTATTGCTCTCCACCGGACCACAACCACAAGTCCACAAGTCCACAACCCTAAACTTTCATATCTATATACCCATGGTTGTTTTACGTTGTTCCACCTTCTCAAATAACCCCTTAATGCAAAACAAGAAAGCATATATGCTTCCAGCAACGCCAGAATCACTCACATCCGTTCCAATGTCATCAATCAACTATGTCCATTTCAAATTTCACATGAATTGGTTATGGGAAAGCAATACAGCCTTTTTCAATTTTCTTCTTCACATTTTTGTACCCGTTACCAGTTTCCACTTTGATGATTGAATCTTCACTATCAACCATGAAACCACCGGCGGAGGTACATAGAGGGCACCCTCCAGATTTATGATTTTATCTGCATTTGGTGTTTAGAGTCTAGCTAGTTTAGAAGTTTTAGCTATGCTGACACCCCCAATCCTCTATATTGGTTTGGTTTACTAATAAAAATAATAAAAAGAATTAAATTCAGTTTACTCCCATAAGGTTTGGGGGTAACTTCATGTTAATCCCTATACTTTCAATTTCATCAGTTTACCCCTCAAACTTTTGAATTTTCCTCAAGCGTGACCAATGTCCTATATTCTGTCCAAATCGGACGTTAACTACTGATAATTTTAACCTTAACTGTGAGGCCCATATCTAGAATTTGGGCAAATTAGACCTTATCTGTCCAAATCAAACCTTAACTGCTGATAATTAACGGTCAATTCAAACGGAATATGAGAATTTAGACACGGAAGATAGAAATTGAAGAGTTCAAGGGGTAAACTGATGAAAATAAAAGTGTAGGGACTAACATGAAGTCACTCCCAAACCACAAGGGGGTAAACTGAATTTAATTCTAATAAAAACTTTCTCTTTCTAGGAAAATTAGCTGTTTAGTCCAATAAAGAATAAGAAAAGTTTTATATTAACCTATTCCTAATACAATTATACTTCTATCTCACCCCACCAATTAACATTGTCTTCTATAAATAATCAAACTCATAGCAGCATATTCGTACAAATATGTTCAAAATCAGTTAAGAGACTACAAATACATCTTCCTAATATGCAACGAATAAGATTCGATGCAACTGAAACAATAGAGCACTACCAGGACAAGCACTTTAGCCGACGAAAAATTTTCGTCGGCCTGTTAGCTTAATTCGTCGGATAAGATCTTAGCCGACGAGCCATCGTCGGGAAAAGGTCGTCTGTGATGATTTTAGCCGACGAAAAAAAAAANNNNNNNNNNNNNNNNNNNNNNNNNNNNNNNNNNNNNNNNNNNNNNNNNNNNNNNNNNNNNNNNNNNNNNNNNNNNNNNNNNNNNNNNNNNNNNNNNNNNNNNNNNNNNNNNNNNNNNNNNNNNNNNNNNNNNNNNNNNNNNNNNNNNNNNNNNNNNNNNNNNNNNNNNNNNNNNNNNNNNNNNNNNNNNNNNNNNNNNNNNNNNNNNNNNNNNNNNNNNNNNNNNNNNNNNNNNNNNNNNNNNNNNNNNNNNNNNNNNNNNNNNNNNNNNNNNNNNNNNNNNNNNNNNNNNNNNNNNNNNNNNNNNNNNNNNNNNNNNNNNNNNNNNNNNNNNNNNNNNNNNNNNNNNNNNNNNNNNNNNNNNNNNNNNNNNNNNNNNNNNNNNNNNNNNNNNNNNNNNNNNNNNNNNNNNNNNNNNNNNNNNNNNNNNNNNNNNNNNNNNNNNNNNNNNNNNNNNNNNNNNNNNNNNNNNNNNNNNNNNNNNNNNNNNNNNNNNNNNNNNNNNNNNNNNNNNNNNNNNNNNNNNNNNNNNNNNNNNNNNNNNNNNNNNNNNNNNNNNNNNNNNNNNNNNNNNNNNNNNNNNNNNNNNNNNNNNNNNNNNNNNNNNNNNNNNNNNNNNNNNNNNNNNNNNNNNNNNNNNNNNNNNNNNNNNNNNNNNNNNNNNNNNNNNNNNNNNNNNNNNNNNNNNNNNNNNNNNNNNNNNNNNNNNNNNNNNNNNNNNNNNNNNNNNNNNNNNNNNNNNNNNNNNNNNNNNNNNNNNNNNNNNNNNNNNNNNNNNNNNNNNNNNNNNNNNNNNNNNNNNNNNNNNNNNNNNNNNNNNNNNNNNNNNNNNNNNNNNNNNNNNNNNNNNNNNNNNNNNNNNNNNNNNNNNNNNNNNNNNNNNNNNNNNNNNNNNNNNNNNNNNNNNNNNNNNNNNNNNNNNNNNNNNNNNNNNNNNNNNNNNNNNNNNNNNNNNNNNNNNNNNNNNNNNNNNNNNNNNNNNNNNNNNNNNNNNNNNNNNNNNNNNNNNNNNNNNNNNNNNNNNNNNNNNNNNNNNNNNNNNNNNNNNNNNNNNNNNNNNNNNNNNNNNNNNNNNNNNNNNNNNNNNNNNNNNNNNNNNNNNNNNNNNNNNNNNNNNNNNNNNNNNNNNNNNNNNNNNNNNNNNNNNNNNNNNNNNNNNNNNNNNNNNNNNNNNNNNNNNNNNNNNNNNNNNNNNNNNNNNNNNNNNNNNNNNNNNNNNNNNNNNNNNNNNNNNNNNNNNNNNNNNNNNNNNNNNNNNNNNNNNNNNNNNNNNNNNNNNNNNNNNNNNNNNNNNNNNNNNNNNNNNNNNNNNNNNNNNNNNNNNNNNNNNNNNNNNNNNNNNNNNNNNNNNNNNNNNNNNNNNNNNNNNNNNNNNNNNNNNNNNNNNNNNNNNNNNNNNNNNNNNNNNNNNNNNNNNNNNNNNNNNNNNNNNNNNNNNNNNNNNNNNNNNNNNNNNNNNNNNNNNNNNNNNNNNNNNNNNNNNNNNNNNNNNNNNNNNNNNNNNNNNNNNNNNNNNNNNNNNNNNNNNNNNNNNNNNNNNNNNNNNNNNNNNNNNNNNNNNNNNNNNNNNNNNNNNNNNNNNNNNNNNNNNNNNNNNNNNNNNNNNNNNNNNNNNNNNNNNNNNNNNNNNNNNNNNNNNNNNNNNNNNNNNNNNNNNNNNNNNNNNNNNNNNNNNNNNNNNNNNNNNNNNNNNNNNNNNNNNNNNNNNNNNNNNNNNNNNNNNNNNNNNNNNNNNNNNNNNNNNNNNNNNNNNNNNNNNNNNNNNNNNNNNNNNNNNNNNNNNNNNNNNNNNNNNNNNNNNNNNNNNNNNNNNNNNNNNNNNNNNNNNNNNNNNNNNNNNNNNNNNNNNNNNNNNNNNNNNNNNNNNNNNNNNNNNNNNNNNNNNNNNNNNNNNNNNNNNNNNNNNNNNNNNNNNNNNNNNNNNNNNNNNNNNNNNNNNNNNNNNNNNNNNNNNNNNNNNNNNNNNNNNNNNNNNNNNNNNNNNNNNNNNNNNNNNNNNNNNNNNNNNNNNNNNNNNNNNNNNNNNNNNNNNNNNNNNNNNNNNNNNNNNNNNNNNNNNNNNNNNNNNNNNNNNNNNNNNNNNNNNNNNNNNNNNNNNNNNNNNNNNNNNNNNNNNNNNNNNNNNNNNNNNNNNNNNNNNNNNNNNNNNNNNNNNNNNNNNNNNNNNNNNNNNNNNNNNNNNNNNNNNNNNNNNNNNNNNNNNNNNNNNNNNNNNNNNNNNNNNNNNNNNNNNNNNNNNNNNNNNNNNNNNNNNNNNNNNNNNNNNNNNNNNNNNNNNNNNNNNNNNNNNNNNNNNNNNNNNNNNNNNNNNNNNNNNNNNNNNNNNNNNNNNNNNNNNNNNNNNNNNNNNNNNNNNNNNNNNNNNNNNNNNNNNNNNNNNNNNNNNNNNNNNNNNNNNNNNNNNNNNNNNNNNNNNNNNNNNNNNNNNNNNNNNNNNNNNNNNNNNNNNNNNNNNNNNNNNNNNNNNNNNNNNNNNNNNNNNNNNNNNNNNNNNNNNNNNNNNNNNNNNNNNNNNNNNNNNNNNNNNNNNNNNNNNNNNNNNNNNNNNNNNNNNNNNNNNNNNNNNNNNNNNNNNNNNNNNNNNNNNNNNNNNNNNNNNNNNNNNNNNNNNNNNNNNNNNNNNNNNNNNNNNNNNNNNNNNNNNNNNNNNNNNNNNNNNNNNNNNNNNNNNNNNNNNNNNNNNNNNNNNNNNNNNNNNNNNNNNNNNNNNNNNNNNNNNNNNNNNNNNNNNNNNNNNNNNNNNNNNNNNNNNNNNNNNNNNNNNNNNNNNNNNNNNNNNNNNNNNNNNNNNNNNNNNNNNNNNNNNNNNNNNNNNNNNNNNNNNNNNNNNNNNNNNNNNNNNNNNNNNNNNNNNNNNNNNNNNNNNNNNNNNNNNNNNNNNNNNNNNNNNNNGATCATTATGACGAAAGATGTCTATGGTAAAAAATTCAACTGATCCGAAACGTTAAGGACTCGATCGAAACGGTCAACCCTAATCCATCGCCACTTATCACACGAAAACGCTCATATCTCCCTCTATATTACGTGGTTTGGTCAAACCTTCCACACAAAAAACTCTCACGTAGATGAGACGCAATTGCCCATATAAAAATTTTGAGACATTTACCTTCCGACGATAGGGCTCCCCATAGGGAATAATAACGGTAAATAGTAGACACGTGATTCCGATGACTAAAATTTACAAACCAAAATTCGACCGTCCGATATGATCATTATGACGAAAGATGTCTATGGTAAAAAATTCAACTGGATTCGACAACGTTAAGGGCTCGATCAAAACGGTTAACTCTAATCGGAAATAAGAAAACTGCATTTTGAAGCCCTAAACGGACTCGGATGGCCAAAAAGGCCCATACATCATGGCATTAGCGATGAGTTTGACTCGTAGGGCCGTTACGCTTCCGGAAAGGTATCACAATAGTCAATCGGACACCAAAAACCAAATTTGCAGCATAGTGAATAATAAGAGTAAATTGCATTGACCGCAACTATCGGCACCGAGACTTTACCGGAATACCGTGATTTTTCAACTGTAGACGTATTTCACTATTCTGGTCATATCTTATTTCACGACTTTTTTGTGTTTGAAGGTTCTATGTATAGTTTTTTTTCCCAGATAAGTTGTTGTCCAGATTTGCAAATATAAGGCACTTTAGCCGACGAAATTAAGGCACTTTAGCCGACAAAATTATATTTTTCGTCGGCTAAACTTTTAAAAATTTCGTTGGCTAAAGTTCACAGACTATACTATAGCCGATGAAAAAAATTATTCAGACGACGAAATTTTAATTTCGTCGGCTAAAGTTGACCATAGCGGACGAAAATTTAGCCGACGAAAAAATAATTCGTCGGCCTGGTTTTTTTATTTTCGTCGGCTAAAGTCTTTCTTCTGGTAGTGGAGCTTGATTATTGATTATTGATGACTCGATTATACGAATATGCTGTTATGAAATTGATTATTAATGACTTTCACGATATGCAAGAGCAACGAGTCCATTTTTAATGTATAACCCTATTTAAAAACTTTATTATATTATAGACTATGTTTTTTTTTCTTTCAATAACCTCTTTTATATTAGCCCCCATCACTTGTATTTCTTGGTTCCGCCTCTGCATGAAACTAGTTCTTCTGGGTCTCACAAACCTCGCTTCCATTTCTTCTCCAGTCCACCACTAGATTCAGATCAGACCATGGCAACCAACGCTCATCTCCATCGTCGCCGAGCTCTGCAAATATATTGGATCGGCGATTCCATCTCGTCAAATAATCTAATCGGACAAAAGCGACGTCATCTTGACGAGCATAGGACACAAGTGATTTAATACGAGCTCGAAATTCTCCTCCTCTTCGAAAAAATTCACACCCTTTTTTCACTTTTCCATCTGATGAGAATCATGAGATTGAGCTAGTCTGAACACTTCCTCCATCGAATATTTACTTTGGTTTCAGTTCTTAACAGTAACCATGGTTTAATTTGTTAACAACGTTAATATTGAAGTTAGTGCCCTGTAGTGGGCTGATGAAATGAACGGCTGAGATTTCATTTTAATTACTGGTTCACTTCCACCATGATGCATTGAAGAATTTCCTCTTTATAATAGCATTATTCCACTCCTTCCAATTAGGTAACAGCATACTAGACTTGTTGAGTATTTCTAAAATCAAGCAGCAACTGCATGTCCCGTGTTTACCATATTCTCATGACAAAAAGCTACAGTTACGAGAGTTTGCAATATTCTTTCAAGTATATTTTCAGTGACTATTTACTTACACAATAATCCATATATATAAATATATTATGTTTCAGAGGTATAGCAAATGACCATATTTCCTGCCATCTTAAAGTCAGAATGATCTTAATTATTTCAGAATTTAGTTGTTGTTTCATTATAACAAACGGAAAATGGGCATGAACTGTAACACTGATTAGTTTGATGTGAGAAAATCATATGGACCCCTTCTGCTGCTTATTTTGGGAATAAAAGTCTTAAAGGTCTTCTGCATTTTATTTTAACTGATGTCAAAAAAAGACGGTGGGATTTTTGCAAGGTAGCATCTGAATTAAATTTCTTTTCAACCTTGGAGCTTGATTGCATTCATTAAGGATTTATATTTGTATTATGAGTTGTTCATGATTGATGAACATGCATGTGCAATGACATTCGTATCTGATTTGAAATGAATTGGAAGGTTAAATTTAGGATAACTATTTGCTTGAATTGGTTTCTTGGTTATTTGGGATATGTTAGGGTTTTTTTTTTTTTTTTTGTATACGAAACTAAAGACATTACAAAAAAAATCCTCTCGGACAACCCGAGCTAACAGTATCAAATAGCAGCGCTCTATCAACAACTGTTGGGTATCCATCTTGCCACTCATGACCATTCGGGAGTTGGTGGCCTTCATTAGCAAAAGCATCCGCCATAAAGTTTGCCTCTCTGTATACATGGTTAAAGCAAACTGAGGAGAAAGAGGTAGCAATAGTCCGAATATCTTGGACAATCTTCTGCAATCTCCAAGGAGGGGATAATTTCCCATTGATAGCATCAATCACTAGCTTCGAGTCGCCTTCCACTTGGACATTCATATAGCCTCGGTCTCTAGCTTTGACAAGACTATCTCTCAGAGCCGTGGCTTCAGCTGTTGGAATAGTAGTACTTCCTAAACCCTTTGCAGCAGCAAGAATCACGTTCCCATCACTGTTTCTGAAAACGAAACCTCCTGCAGCTGATCTTCCTTGAACAGAACCATCAAAATTAATCTTGATGAAGTTGTTGTGAGGGGGTAGCCACCTTATGGTGGAAGAAGTGGTTTGAGAAATACCTCCCCCAACAACAGCCTTGTACAAGGCAGTTTCATTAAAATGAAAGGCAGCAGTTGCTGCAACATTAGTAGCGGTGGTAATCACATCTCTGAATATGGTGTCATTTCTTGCTTTCCATATTTGCCAATATATGATAAGGACCTTTGCAAAAAGAAACTTATCATACGGTTGGTTAATAAACATTTCTCGAAGGACCTTTAAATATCCTTCGTGCCAGTCCATAAGAGCACTAATTCCTGCAAGCCTGAAAACCTCAGTAGTGAAGTCACAATGACCAAATAGGTGATCAGCAGTTTCATTGTCGCTGTCACACAATGGACAGCTGTTATCATCAATATACCCAAACTTCGATAATCTATCTCTTGTTTTCAACCTGCCTCGCAGTAATAACCATCCAAATAATTTAACTTTAAGAGGGACATCCAGTTTCCATACCTTGTTAATAAGGTCACTTTGCTGATGTTTTTCCAAATTTTGATATTGAAGCCAAGTTGCTGACTTGACGGAGAATCTGCCATCGGTTGGGGGGGCCCATATGCACTCATCACATTGGTTAGAGACAAGAATTGGTATTCCAGTAATCTGCTTAACAGTTTCTTGATCGAGTACCTGTAACAGCTTCTGTATGTTCCAACAACCATTAAAAATGTAATCAGCCACCGTTTCATTCAAATCAATAGCATTTCTATCATTGATTTGGATCAGATTCAAAAGGGGGAATTCATAAGCCCAGTTGAAAGTCCAAAACTTAATATTTTCACCATTTCCAACTATCCATCTCATCCCTTTAAGGATAAGATTCCTCGCATCAAGAATGCCTTTCCAGGCTAGAGAACCTGTTTGCTTCTTTTTTGCTTCGAAAAAAGAAACTTTTCTCAAGTATTTCTTCCTCAAGATTTGAGAGAGCCAGTTCTCATGGTCATTCATTAGCTTCCAGGCTATTTTAGCAATTGCTGCATTGTTGAAGAAAGCAGAAGGCCTGATTCCCAAGCCTCCCACATTCTTTGGGGTGCAGACTTTCTCCCAGTTCACTGAAGGACACTTTGTGTTAGAACCCCAGAAGAAATTCCTAGCCTGCTTGTCAATAGCTTTTGTAATCTTTTTAGAGCATTTAAAGCAAGACATTACATGATTAGGCATTCCAGAGAGATTAGATTTAATAAGAGTAAGTCTACCTGCTCTGGAGAGTGTACCTTTTTTCCAACCAGCTAACTTATTTGAAATTTTCAAGAGCAGCTCCTTAGTATTGACATGATCCTTCCAGAAAATAACATTATGGATACCTAAGTACCTGCCAATTGTACACTTCTGTTGGATATTGAGAATGTTCACAATCTCCAACTTGAGGGCATTAGAAGTTTTAGGCGAAAAATAAAGAGAAGATTTATGATAATTGATTTTCTGCCCAGAGGCCAAAGAGAATTTTGTTAGAACATCAGCTATGTTTCTAGCAGCTCTTTTAGTTGCTTTTCCAAAAATGAGGCAATCATCGGCAAACATTAAATTGGAAATTCTAAAGCCTTGAGGTGAGAATAAGATGCCAACCTGAGCTTTGTGATTAGCAGCTAAAGCATTTAAATGTCTAATCAAAGGTTCCATAGCAAGAATAAAGATATAGGGGGAAAGAGGGTCACCTTGGCGAATACCTCTTGTAGGCTTGAACCAGCCTTCAGCACTGCCATTAATTAATATTGAAAAGGATACAGAAGAAATACAGTTCATGATCAAATTAATCCAATTGTCATGGAAGCCAAATCTTTTAAGGCATTTGGCTATATAGTCCCAACTCAAGTAGTCATAAGCCTTTTCCAAGTCAAGCTTCACAGCCATAGAGCCAGTTTGCCCTTTCTTCCTTTGAAAATCAGAAAAAAGCTCATGAGCAATCAAGATATTATCTTGTATAACTCTACCTGGAGCAAATGCGCCTTGATTCCTTGAAATGCATTTTTCCAAAAAAGGTCTTATCCTTCTTACAATTATTTTTGTAATTATTTTGTAAGAGACATTACATAAACTAATTGGTCTAAAGTCGGTGACTTGTTCCGGGTTTTCATTTTTTGGGATCAAGACAATATTAGTGTTGTTAATAGGATCTAGAGGCTTGTTCAATGAGAAAAACTCCTTTATCATAGGAATTATGATACCTTTGACATCATCCCAGCAATTCTGATAGAATACTGCATGTAAACCATCAGGCCCTGCTGCTTTAAGAGCCCCAATTGAATTTACAGCATCCCAAATTTCTTCTTCAGACACCTGTTTCATGAGCAACTCATTATCAGACTCATTAATACATGGGTTAATAATGTTAATGAAGTTGGAAGAAATATTGTCATTTGAGGCATACTCTTTCTGAAATCTTCTCTTAAAATCCTTGATTAAAATATCAGAAATTTCCTCTCTTGAAGTTGCCCAGCCACCCACTTCATTCTTTAGTTTCACAATTGTGTTGCTTCTTTTCCTCATATTTGTCTGTGTTTGGAAGAACTTGGTGTTCCTATCTCCAAGGTTGAGCCAGTTAGCTCTAGCTTTTTGCGCCCAAAAAATCTCTTCATCTTTGTAGCATTGAAGAAGTTGTTTCCTTACAATCAAATCTTGTTCCTGCAGATAACTAGAAAAAGGAGAAAGCATTAGTTGTTGTTGTATATCATTACTTCTACCATTCAGATCCTCAATCTTCTTAAAAAGATTGCCATAGACATTCTTATTCCAGACCTTGACTTGTGACTTAAACTGATTACAAATAGCCAAAAAATTCAGAAAGGGATCATTCTCTAGGTTTTGTTTCCACAAACCATTGACCAGAGGTCTAAAACCTTCATGAGCAAGCCATATTGCTTCAAATTTGAAGCCATTACCTTTCCTTGTCTGTTTCTGCCTCATTGTTAGGCAAATTGGGCCATGATCGGAGCCAATAATCGACAAATTCTCAAGATTTGCATTTGGGAATTTGTTCAGAAAGTTGGCATTCACACAAGCTCGGTCAAGTCTCTCATAAATGAGAGTATCATCCTTGTGCTTGTTTGTCCAGGTGAAAGGAACACCAGATGCATTTAGAGAAGTAAGGTTTGCATTGTTCAGAAAGGTTACAAAATTTAACATGAAATTTGTAATGACTTGGTTGCCCCCAAGTTTTTCATCTAGACTTGCAATGATATTGAAGTCACCAACAACAAGCCAAGGCTCATCATTACTTGGCCTTAGATCTAAAATTTCATTCCAAAGAGCAGCTTGTTGTTCTTTTTTAGGATAGGCATAAATGAAGGTAGTGTACCAAGAAATATTAGTCGCAGTATCTGTGATCATGCAATGAATAAAACGATTGTGGGGCATAATAACATCGATATGTACCATTCTAGTTTTCCATAATAATAAGAGGCCACCACATTGTCCTTGTGCAGGAATAACATAGCTACCATCAAAAGGTAAATTCCTAGTCTTGTTTATTATGTCAGAAGAGGCCCTAGTATCTAAAATACAAAAGACATCAATATCCAAGTTATGAGCATAGAAACTTGCCTGCGCAATGAATCCAGGCCAAGAACTTCCCCGGCTATTCCAAGATAGCATCTTCATATAATTAAATTATTAGTTAAGGAGGTGCCAGTCTCCATAATAATTCCAACAGCAGCATTCATTGAGGAACCTTTCCAGGTGAAG
The window above is part of the Fragaria vesca subsp. vesca linkage group LG2, FraVesHawaii_1.0, whole genome shotgun sequence genome. Proteins encoded here:
- the LOC101313672 gene encoding uncharacterized protein LOC101313672 — protein: MGKRDKKQRHQHRTSHRAAYHYTDQGEEGVSFESHAASKFNLSEEEEEDDEVEEKDQDEQEEEEEEVETKDTDEYPSNDMPSKFLLYQQSVQSPKGDISYLQKFFLMYVGGRQPLHLQEDFCGTALLSAEWLRTDSRRTAVGLDLDVEALDWCMENNINKIGSDGYSRISLFHGNVLQPLEAKLIEFEPQELIRNISLTQKTDVPESGGLDSVPKGGSSPHKGKYMKNHPLPARDIVCAFNYSCCCLHQRAELVLYFKHVLNVLSKKGGIFVMDLYGGTSSECKLKLQRKFANFTYFWEQAEFDIIERKTRISLHFHLKKQQKKLRHAFSYSWRLWSLPEIKDCLKEAGFQSIHFWLREMQDTREIRKTEGFGAGRDIKYEEVTKFEQQDAWNAYVVAVA
- the LOC101306702 gene encoding putative ribonuclease H protein At1g65750-like — encoded protein: MNDHENWLSQILRKKYLRKVSFFEAKKKQTGSLAWKGILDARNLILKGMRWIVGNGENIKFWTFNWAYEFPLLNLIQINDRNAIDLNETVADYIFNGCWNIQKLLQVLDQETVKQITGIPILVSNQCDECIWAPPTDGRFSVKSATWLQYQNLEKHQQSDLINKVWKLDVPLKVKLFGWLLLRGRLKTRDRLSKFGYIDDNSCPLCDSDNETADHLFGHCDFTTEVFRLAGISALMDWHEGYLKVLREMFINQPYDKFLFAKVLIIYWQIWKARNDTIFRDVITTATNVAATAAFHFNETALYKAVVGGGISQTTSSTIRWLPPHNNFIKINFDGSVQGRSAAGGFVFRNSDGNVILAAAKGLGSTTIPTAEATALRDSLVKARDRGYMNVQVEGDSKLVIDAINGKLSPPWRLQKIVQDIRTIATSFSSVCFNHVYREANFMADAFANEGHQLPNGHEWQDGYPTVVDRALLFDTVSSGCPRGFFL